Part of the Longimicrobium sp. genome, GCCAACCAGCCGCAGGCCATCTGGCTGGGCGACTGGATTCCCAACATCCGCGCCGAGGTGGACCGCCTGGTCACGCAGATCAGCGCGGCCGGGGCGCTCCCGGTGCTGGTGGCGTACAACATTCCCAACCGCGACTGCGGGCTGCACTCCCGCGGCGGCGCGCGCAGCGGCGACAACTATCGCCGCTGGGCCCAGGACTTCGCCCGCGGGCTGCGCGGCCGCCGCGCCGTGGTCATCCTGGAGCCCGACGCGCTTCCCTCGATGGACTGCCTGCCCCTGCGCCTGCGTGACGAGCGGATGGCGCTGATGCGCGAGGCGGTGCAGACGCTGACGGCGGGCGGCGCGGCCGTGTACATCGACGCGGGGAACGCCAACTGGCGGCAGCCGGCCGACATGGCGGCGCTGCTGCGGGGCGCGGGCATCGACCGGGCGCAGGGGTTCGCGCTGAACGTCTCCAACTTCCACAACGTGCAGGTGAACCTGACGTATGGCGACCGCCTGAGCCGGCTGGTGGGCGGCAAGCACTTCATCATCGACACCAGCCGCAACGGCCGGGGCACGCCCGTGGTGCCGGAGTGGTGCAACGCACGCAACCAGGCGCTGGGCCGCGCGCCCACCACGAACACCGGCCACCCCCTGGCCGACGCCTTTTTGTGGGTGAAGATGCCCGGCCAGTCCGACGGCAACTGCAACGGCGGGCCGCGCGCCGGCGCCTGGTGGCCGGACTACGCGCTGGAACTGAGCCGCGCCGCCGAGGCGCTGGGCAGCATGATGCCGCGCTGACCCGGGGCCGCATCACCCCGAAAAGAAGACTTTCTCCCGCAGCTGGTTTCGGTAGCCGCGGCTGCATGGTACGCGGTCTCCGTTGTCCAGGATGACGGTGTACTCCGCCCTCGACAGCGGCTCCACCGCCACGATCCGCGCAAGGCTGACGATGGCCGAGCGGTGGATG contains:
- a CDS encoding glycoside hydrolase family 6 protein, whose translation is MLPLLVLVAGLVLWASSSTGQAANPFRGQRLYVDPASPARRQAVAWQRSRPADAAHMMRIANQPQAIWLGDWIPNIRAEVDRLVTQISAAGALPVLVAYNIPNRDCGLHSRGGARSGDNYRRWAQDFARGLRGRRAVVILEPDALPSMDCLPLRLRDERMALMREAVQTLTAGGAAVYIDAGNANWRQPADMAALLRGAGIDRAQGFALNVSNFHNVQVNLTYGDRLSRLVGGKHFIIDTSRNGRGTPVVPEWCNARNQALGRAPTTNTGHPLADAFLWVKMPGQSDGNCNGGPRAGAWWPDYALELSRAAEALGSMMPR